One stretch of Pedobacter riviphilus DNA includes these proteins:
- a CDS encoding RNA polymerase sigma factor, whose product MEGCKAGDRKMQELLYKQTASKMLAVCMRYAKDRMEAEDVLQMGYIKIFQKIKEYRGDGSFEGWIRRVMVNTAIESYRKNLRSLNVVEIDEAYEQPSTGFDFGTLGMQDLMKVIQKLADGYRMVFNMYVIEGYSHKEIGETLGISEGASKSQLSRARAILKEEIIKMEGFGYATYTG is encoded by the coding sequence ATGGAAGGCTGCAAAGCTGGCGACCGGAAGATGCAAGAGCTGCTTTACAAGCAAACGGCATCGAAGATGTTGGCCGTTTGTATGCGATATGCCAAAGATAGAATGGAGGCAGAAGATGTGCTGCAGATGGGGTATATTAAAATTTTTCAGAAAATAAAAGAGTATAGAGGCGATGGTTCTTTTGAAGGCTGGATTAGAAGAGTAATGGTGAATACTGCGATTGAAAGTTACCGTAAAAATTTACGCAGCTTAAATGTGGTAGAAATAGACGAAGCTTACGAGCAGCCATCAACCGGATTTGATTTTGGTACTTTGGGTATGCAGGATTTAATGAAAGTGATACAGAAATTGGCAGATGGTTACCGCATGGTTTTTAACATGTATGTAATAGAAGGCTACTCGCACAAAGAAATTGGAGAAACACTTGGGATTTCGGAAGGGGCGAGTAAATCGCAGTTATCAAGGGCTAGGGCAATATTAAAAGAAGAAATTATAAAAATGGAGGGATTTGGTTATGCAACCTATACGGGATAA
- a CDS encoding CopD family protein: protein MIETLLPYYHYFLAVHIVFVISWMAGLFYILSLFIYHTEANDKPEPEKSILQKQFVKMEATLWKIIATPAMIISVLAGASMLTLNSDLLQADWMWVKLGFVIGLLIYHFICQNIVKQLKNNQYKLTSFQLRLWRELATIFMIAIVFVVILKSAINWIYGLIGIMGVAMAIMIAVKLYKNYRKKHGE, encoded by the coding sequence ATGATAGAAACCTTATTGCCATATTACCACTATTTTCTTGCAGTACACATTGTATTTGTAATTAGCTGGATGGCGGGATTGTTTTATATCCTTAGTCTTTTTATCTACCACACAGAAGCAAACGATAAACCTGAACCTGAAAAAAGTATCCTTCAGAAACAGTTTGTTAAAATGGAGGCTACTTTATGGAAAATTATTGCTACCCCGGCCATGATCATTTCGGTTTTGGCGGGTGCATCCATGTTAACTTTAAACTCGGATTTGCTTCAAGCCGATTGGATGTGGGTTAAGCTGGGTTTTGTTATTGGTTTGCTTATCTATCATTTCATCTGCCAAAACATCGTTAAACAGCTTAAAAATAATCAATACAAGCTAACAAGCTTTCAGTTGAGGTTATGGCGAGAGCTGGCTACCATTTTTATGATTGCCATTGTATTCGTGGTCATCCTTAAAAGTGCCATTAACTGGATTTACGGTTTAATTGGTATAATGGGCGTGGCGATGGCCATTATGATTGCAGTTAAGCTGTATAAGAACTATCGTAAAAAACATGGGGAATAA
- the hemE gene encoding uroporphyrinogen decarboxylase, with translation MKNNLFLDAAFSKQTERPPVWMMRQAGRFMPQYWEIKNKYSFLEMCKNPEIAADVTMLPVDLLDIDAAILFCDILVTGEAMGGDLSFTQGVGPKFANPVRTAKDIENLNVDCLDELQYVADAIKVIQQRLDSRIPLIGFAGAPFTVMSYLIEGGSSKDFKLTKLFIHNQPELAHKLLAKIAKVTADYLNLQIAAGVNAVQIFDSWALALSWNDYQEFSHRYIQEIIANLNRKDIPVISFCKGSSVFAPIMAEAKPDVISVDWNADLLNIKNALPKGIAVQGNLDPHILYADKAVIKAQIHKLFERMRGTEGFIFNLGHGIMPDIPFDNVKYAIEVVKEFRY, from the coding sequence ATGAAGAATAACTTATTTTTAGACGCAGCATTTTCAAAACAAACTGAACGCCCACCAGTATGGATGATGCGTCAGGCAGGTCGTTTTATGCCACAATATTGGGAAATTAAAAACAAATACTCTTTTTTAGAGATGTGTAAAAACCCAGAAATTGCTGCAGATGTGACCATGTTACCAGTTGATTTGCTGGATATTGATGCCGCGATTTTATTCTGTGATATTCTGGTAACCGGAGAGGCTATGGGTGGCGATTTGAGTTTTACTCAGGGTGTTGGACCTAAGTTTGCAAATCCGGTACGTACCGCTAAAGACATTGAAAACTTAAATGTTGATTGTTTGGATGAATTGCAATACGTTGCCGATGCGATTAAAGTGATTCAACAACGATTGGATAGCAGAATCCCATTGATCGGTTTCGCAGGTGCGCCATTTACCGTAATGAGTTATTTAATTGAAGGAGGTTCATCTAAAGATTTTAAATTAACCAAACTCTTTATACACAACCAACCAGAGCTAGCGCATAAACTTTTAGCTAAAATTGCTAAAGTAACAGCTGACTACCTGAATCTTCAGATTGCTGCTGGTGTTAACGCTGTTCAGATTTTTGATAGTTGGGCACTTGCTTTATCATGGAATGATTACCAGGAGTTTTCTCACCGTTATATTCAGGAAATCATTGCTAACTTAAACAGAAAAGATATTCCGGTGATTTCTTTCTGTAAAGGAAGTTCGGTTTTTGCTCCGATTATGGCAGAGGCCAAACCAGATGTAATTTCGGTTGACTGGAATGCTGATTTATTGAACATTAAAAATGCTTTACCAAAGGGTATTGCCGTGCAAGGGAATTTAGATCCACATATTTTATATGCCGATAAAGCGGTAATTAAAGCACAGATCCATAAGTTATTCGAACGTATGCGTGGTACTGAAGGATTTATCTTTAACTTAGGTCATGGTATTATGCCAGATATTCCTTTCGATAATGTGAAGTACGCAATTGAGGTTGTTAAAGAATTTAGGTATTAA
- a CDS encoding response regulator transcription factor — protein MSQKLRILLVEDEDHLLDAIKLNLELEGYKVHAVKDGKTALKIFKEERFNLIILDVMLPEMDGFQVCETIRLENAEVPIMFLTAKNTSEDRVLGLKKGADDYLVKPFNLEELILRVGILVKRSLKSDDLKELNSYKIGDKTIYFNSFELKHDDGTITPLTKKETMLLKLLIERKNDAVSREQILETVWNYDVYPSTRTIDNFILTFRKYFEPDQKNPVYFHSIRGVGYKFTDSH, from the coding sequence ATGTCACAAAAATTAAGAATTCTATTGGTAGAAGACGAGGATCACTTGTTAGATGCTATCAAATTAAACCTTGAACTTGAGGGTTATAAAGTTCACGCCGTTAAAGACGGAAAAACCGCTCTTAAAATTTTTAAAGAAGAACGCTTTAATCTAATTATTTTAGATGTAATGTTGCCTGAGATGGATGGTTTCCAGGTTTGCGAAACAATCCGTTTAGAGAATGCAGAAGTTCCGATTATGTTTTTAACAGCTAAAAACACTTCAGAAGACCGTGTTTTAGGTTTGAAAAAAGGAGCTGACGATTATTTGGTTAAACCTTTCAACTTAGAAGAATTAATTCTTCGTGTTGGTATTTTGGTTAAACGCAGTTTAAAATCTGATGATTTAAAAGAATTGAATTCTTACAAAATCGGTGATAAAACAATCTATTTTAACTCTTTCGAACTGAAACATGATGATGGTACCATCACACCGTTAACGAAAAAAGAAACGATGTTGTTAAAACTGTTGATCGAGCGTAAAAACGATGCCGTTTCAAGAGAGCAGATTTTAGAAACGGTTTGGAATTATGATGTTTACCCATCAACCAGAACAATCGATAACTTTATTTTAACGTTCCGTAAGTATTTCGAACCAGATCAAAAAAATCCAGTTTATTTCCACTCTATCCGTGGGGTAGGCTATAAATTTACCGATAGTCATTAA
- a CDS encoding sensor histidine kinase codes for MKKSIIIFYALLLYALIQLISWGTLVVRLQPSRMTMIMGEGSVFLFLLCIGGYFLHQSLKREDKLREQQQNFLMSITHELKSPLAAIKLSIQTIVKRDLDKARQTSLLNNSLKDIERLDDLVENMLLATKIENRSYTFPKEEFNFSELVYKITDRLQVHSCGCEQIINAKIQPNLQIVGDKFALSSVVTNLIENAVKYSNPCDEINVHLNKVDGHIQLSVMDQGPGISDAEKMLIFDKFYRVGNENVRKAKGTGLGLFIVKEVLQYHDADITVKDNLPRGSIFEVTFS; via the coding sequence ATGAAGAAATCTATAATCATATTTTACGCATTATTGCTTTACGCACTTATTCAACTCATTTCATGGGGAACCTTGGTAGTGCGTTTGCAGCCCAGCCGCATGACGATGATTATGGGCGAAGGTTCGGTGTTTTTGTTTTTGCTCTGCATCGGTGGGTATTTCCTTCACCAATCGTTAAAACGTGAGGATAAGCTAAGGGAACAACAGCAGAACTTTTTGATGTCGATTACCCACGAGCTGAAATCGCCTTTGGCAGCGATAAAACTTTCTATCCAAACCATTGTTAAACGTGATTTGGATAAAGCACGCCAAACTTCATTGCTTAACAATTCGCTAAAAGATATTGAGCGTTTGGATGACCTGGTTGAAAATATGCTGTTGGCCACCAAGATTGAAAACCGTTCGTATACTTTTCCGAAGGAAGAATTTAACTTCTCCGAATTAGTGTATAAAATTACAGATAGGCTACAGGTTCATTCTTGTGGATGCGAGCAGATCATAAATGCTAAAATTCAGCCAAATTTGCAGATAGTAGGTGACAAATTTGCCTTATCGTCAGTAGTAACGAATTTAATTGAGAATGCGGTGAAGTATTCGAACCCATGTGATGAGATAAATGTGCATTTAAACAAGGTTGATGGGCATATTCAATTAAGTGTGATGGATCAGGGGCCAGGTATTTCAGATGCCGAAAAAATGTTGATATTTGATAAGTTTTACCGCGTTGGTAACGAGAATGTCAGAAAAGCGAAAGGAACAGGTTTAGGCTTGTTTATTGTGAAAGAGGTTTTACAATACCATGATGCAGATATTACAGTAAAAGACAATTTGCCTCGAGGAAGTATTTTTGAAGTAACATTTAGTTAA
- the hemB gene encoding porphobilinogen synthase translates to MLNRPRRLRKNPLVREMVAETRLSKDMFVYPYFIVPGHNVTHAIDAMPGVNHFSIDTLVKDVEAGMKKGLNKIMLFGVGDEKSEDAKSAYHVHSLVPTAVRELKKQFGDDLYVITDVCVCSYTTHGHCGILENDYVQNDKTVEVIAKMALTHAEAGADMFAPSDMMDGRIEAIRNLLDENGFVNAAIMSHATKFASAYYGPFREAADCAPSKGDRKAYQMDFRNPLEALREAALDEQEGADVLMVKPGLAYLDIIQRLKQDTNLPIAVYNVSGEYSMVKAAAERGWIDEQKVVMETMHAFARAGASIITTYHIKDILNNNWI, encoded by the coding sequence ATGTTAAATCGTCCGCGTAGATTAAGGAAAAACCCATTGGTGAGAGAGATGGTAGCCGAAACCCGGTTATCGAAAGATATGTTTGTGTACCCTTATTTTATTGTACCAGGCCATAATGTTACCCATGCCATTGATGCCATGCCTGGAGTAAACCATTTTTCGATTGATACCTTGGTGAAAGATGTTGAAGCTGGAATGAAAAAAGGGCTCAACAAAATTATGCTTTTTGGTGTAGGTGATGAAAAATCTGAAGATGCTAAGTCTGCTTATCATGTTCATTCCTTGGTTCCAACTGCAGTTCGTGAATTAAAAAAACAATTCGGAGATGATTTATATGTAATTACCGATGTTTGCGTTTGTTCTTATACCACCCATGGCCATTGCGGTATTTTAGAGAACGATTATGTTCAAAACGATAAAACAGTTGAAGTAATTGCTAAAATGGCTTTAACGCATGCTGAAGCTGGTGCTGATATGTTTGCTCCGTCTGATATGATGGACGGAAGGATTGAAGCCATACGTAATCTCTTAGATGAAAACGGCTTCGTTAATGCGGCCATTATGAGCCATGCCACAAAATTTGCTTCTGCCTATTATGGCCCTTTTAGAGAGGCTGCAGACTGTGCACCAAGCAAGGGCGATAGAAAAGCTTATCAGATGGACTTCAGGAATCCTTTAGAGGCTTTACGCGAAGCCGCTTTGGATGAGCAAGAAGGTGCTGATGTTTTAATGGTGAAACCAGGTTTAGCCTATTTGGATATTATACAAAGATTAAAACAGGATACCAATTTACCAATTGCAGTTTACAACGTATCTGGCGAATACTCCATGGTAAAAGCAGCTGCCGAACGCGGCTGGATAGACGAACAAAAAGTAGTAATGGAAACCATGCATGCCTTTGCCCGCGCAGGCGCAAGTATTATTACCACTTACCATATAAAAGATATTTTAAATAATAACTGGATTTAG
- the hemC gene encoding hydroxymethylbilane synthase, producing MKKLTIGTRGSDLALWQANHIKDELAAIGIEAEIKIIKTQGDKILNLRLDKLEGKGFFTKELEEELLGGTIDLAVHCLKDLPTTHPEGLIIAALPPREEASEYLLILKDCVDVSQKLSLKKGAMVGTSSNRRKAQLLGLRPDLEVEDLRGNVPTRIQKLRDEDYDAILIAKAGVKRLNLDVSDLHVEELETTEFIPAPAQGALAIQIRENDTELFDALQKLHDLDTAETVTVERKVLNLFEGGCHMPLGCYCKKENGKFEIWTSKAETAEDFPERLFLRADSTEGLAEKIVDKFNKDRKKPAKVFISREIGEHSYFRRALENNNIEIEGRSLIRTFPIVTVLDQFILRHVDWVFFSSRNSVEYFFNLKPVLPKKTKFGVVGRGSEDALRKFGHIADFVGESGDITEVAEDFAQLVGGQQVLFPRAQDSLQSIQKSLPADAKIIDLPIYETVIEDDIDQSYADVLIFTSPSNVDAYFADNLLEPGQQVIAIGNSTGKKFDEMGVKYALPYSPDEIGLAEAVFGIEMR from the coding sequence GTGAAGAAATTAACCATTGGAACACGCGGTAGCGACCTGGCTTTATGGCAAGCAAATCATATAAAAGATGAATTGGCTGCAATTGGAATAGAAGCAGAAATAAAAATCATTAAAACGCAGGGCGATAAAATCCTGAATTTAAGATTGGACAAACTGGAAGGCAAGGGCTTTTTTACCAAAGAACTGGAAGAAGAGCTTTTGGGTGGAACAATTGATCTGGCTGTACATTGCCTTAAAGATTTACCTACTACGCATCCCGAGGGATTAATTATCGCTGCTTTACCACCGCGGGAGGAAGCAAGTGAATATCTTTTGATTTTAAAAGATTGTGTAGATGTTTCGCAGAAGCTATCGCTAAAAAAAGGTGCAATGGTTGGCACTTCATCTAACCGACGTAAAGCGCAGTTACTGGGCTTACGCCCGGATTTAGAGGTTGAAGATTTACGCGGAAATGTACCCACCCGTATCCAAAAACTCCGTGATGAAGATTACGATGCCATCTTAATCGCAAAAGCAGGTGTTAAGCGTTTAAATCTTGATGTGAGCGATTTACATGTGGAAGAATTGGAAACCACTGAGTTTATCCCGGCACCTGCACAAGGCGCTTTGGCTATTCAGATCAGGGAAAATGATACCGAGCTTTTTGATGCATTGCAAAAACTGCACGATCTGGATACTGCAGAGACCGTAACTGTAGAACGTAAGGTGTTAAACCTTTTCGAAGGGGGGTGCCACATGCCTTTAGGCTGTTATTGCAAGAAGGAAAACGGGAAATTCGAAATATGGACTTCGAAAGCAGAAACTGCAGAAGATTTTCCTGAGCGTTTGTTTTTACGTGCAGACAGTACCGAAGGTTTGGCAGAAAAAATTGTTGACAAGTTTAATAAAGACAGAAAGAAACCGGCAAAGGTTTTCATCTCGCGTGAAATTGGTGAGCACAGTTATTTCCGAAGGGCATTAGAAAATAATAATATTGAAATAGAAGGACGTTCGTTAATCCGTACGTTTCCAATAGTAACTGTTTTAGATCAGTTTATCTTAAGACATGTAGACTGGGTTTTCTTCAGTAGCCGCAATAGTGTCGAGTATTTTTTCAACTTAAAACCTGTACTGCCTAAGAAAACTAAATTTGGTGTAGTGGGAAGAGGTTCGGAAGATGCCTTGCGTAAATTCGGGCATATTGCCGATTTTGTTGGTGAGAGTGGCGATATTACCGAAGTTGCAGAAGATTTTGCACAATTGGTAGGTGGTCAGCAGGTATTGTTTCCAAGAGCACAGGATTCTTTGCAGTCGATTCAAAAATCGTTACCAGCTGATGCTAAAATAATCGATCTGCCGATTTACGAAACTGTAATCGAAGATGATATAGACCAGAGTTATGCCGATGTGCTCATTTTTACCAGTCCATCAAATGTTGATGCCTATTTCGCTGATAATTTATTGGAGCCAGGCCAACAGGTAATTGCTATTGGAAACTCTACTGGTAAGAAATTTGATGAAATGGGCGTGAAGTATGCATTACCTTATTCGCCTGATGAAATTGGACTAGCTGAGGCGGTGTTTGGGATTGAGATGAGATAA
- the hemA gene encoding glutamyl-tRNA reductase: protein MEYLKVIAFTHHHIDLKSLGKLVICDQSLDSRLKNVQAELPVSEIFYIGTCNRVEFVFLTKEKTDKEFVTRFLTVLDMGLPPEFMERFLDNVTVYENEEAFNHLLRTSCSLESLVVGEKEILAQIRKAYENCRDAGFTGDYMRMIMDRVVKTAKEVYTHTNISKNPVSVVSLAYRKLKELNMCGNSRILIIGAGETNQNIAKYLNKHKYSNFSIFNRTFSKAESLAEELGGKAYPLAALEDFNEGFDVIITCTGSTEAIINEALYAKLLNGDQGKKVIVDLAIPNDVIPAVIHNNPVHYIEVESLKEVARKNIQERYNELVHAEEIISNNITEFFSVLKQRRIELAMQEVPRKIKEIKNTAINGVFADEISQMDEASREVLERVMNYMEKKYISVPMVMAKEILVNQS, encoded by the coding sequence TTGGAATATTTAAAAGTAATAGCTTTTACGCATCACCACATCGACCTGAAATCTTTAGGGAAATTAGTTATATGTGATCAGAGTTTAGATAGCAGGTTGAAGAATGTTCAAGCAGAGCTTCCCGTTAGCGAAATTTTCTATATCGGAACCTGTAACCGTGTGGAGTTTGTTTTCCTTACTAAAGAGAAAACCGACAAGGAATTTGTAACCAGATTTCTTACCGTTTTAGACATGGGCCTGCCTCCTGAATTTATGGAGCGCTTTCTGGATAATGTTACCGTATACGAAAACGAAGAAGCTTTTAACCATTTACTCAGAACATCGTGTTCTTTAGAGAGTTTGGTGGTTGGCGAAAAAGAAATTCTTGCCCAGATCCGTAAAGCTTACGAAAACTGTCGCGATGCAGGTTTTACTGGCGATTACATGCGTATGATTATGGATCGTGTGGTTAAAACCGCAAAAGAAGTTTATACGCATACCAATATTTCGAAAAATCCTGTTTCTGTTGTTTCATTGGCCTACCGCAAGCTAAAAGAGTTAAATATGTGTGGCAATTCACGTATCTTGATTATCGGCGCTGGCGAAACCAATCAGAACATTGCAAAGTACCTCAACAAACATAAATACTCCAATTTCTCGATTTTTAACCGTACGTTTTCTAAGGCTGAATCTTTGGCAGAAGAACTAGGTGGCAAGGCTTATCCTTTAGCAGCACTTGAAGATTTTAATGAAGGATTTGATGTAATCATTACCTGTACTGGCTCAACCGAGGCAATTATTAACGAAGCTTTATACGCTAAACTTTTAAATGGCGATCAGGGCAAAAAGGTAATTGTAGATTTGGCCATTCCGAATGATGTTATACCTGCAGTAATTCATAACAATCCTGTACATTATATTGAGGTAGAATCGCTAAAAGAGGTAGCACGCAAAAATATCCAGGAACGTTATAACGAACTGGTGCATGCCGAAGAAATTATCAGCAACAACATTACCGAATTTTTCTCTGTTTTAAAACAACGCCGTATCGAACTGGCCATGCAAGAAGTGCCAAGAAAGATTAAAGAAATCAAAAATACAGCTATAAATGGCGTGTTTGCCGATGAAATTAGCCAGATGGATGAAGCCTCACGCGAAGTTTTAGAACGTGTAATGAATTACATGGAGAAAAAATACATCAGCGTTCCGATGGTAATGGCAAAAGAAATTCTGGTAAATCAATCTTAA
- a CDS encoding alpha/beta hydrolase family protein has translation MITQSNFSLSGADGKLIIGDITFDEKNPNTPIILFVHGFKGFKDWGAHNLVARHFASNGYRYIKFNLSHSGVPVNNPIDVTDMDAFASNTVSKELFDLNAVLDFIEKAYGKNTKVNLIGHSRGGGLSIIEAANDLRINKLITWSAIGDFSSLWKKEQEAEWKKTGKIFVTNARTKEQMPLNVTLLEDFEENTATLNILEAAKRVNIPWLIIHGDDDVNVPFETAQTLAEANSGSRLVKIEGANHVYGATQPYTSETLPPLLFKVCEKVITFINEV, from the coding sequence ATGATTACACAAAGCAATTTTAGCCTTAGTGGTGCTGACGGAAAATTAATTATCGGCGACATCACTTTCGATGAGAAAAATCCCAACACACCTATCATACTTTTTGTCCATGGCTTTAAAGGCTTTAAAGATTGGGGGGCGCACAATTTAGTAGCCAGACATTTTGCCAGCAATGGTTACCGTTACATTAAGTTCAATTTATCGCATAGTGGTGTGCCGGTTAATAACCCAATAGATGTGACCGATATGGATGCCTTTGCCAGCAATACTGTATCGAAAGAACTTTTTGATTTAAACGCTGTACTCGATTTTATTGAAAAAGCATACGGTAAAAACACGAAGGTGAACCTGATCGGCCATAGCCGCGGTGGCGGATTATCCATTATAGAAGCCGCAAACGATTTAAGGATTAACAAACTGATTACCTGGAGTGCCATTGGCGATTTTAGCAGCCTTTGGAAAAAAGAACAGGAAGCTGAATGGAAAAAAACCGGCAAAATATTCGTTACCAATGCCCGCACAAAAGAGCAAATGCCTTTAAACGTAACCTTGTTGGAAGATTTTGAAGAAAATACAGCAACATTGAATATTTTAGAAGCAGCAAAACGGGTAAATATTCCGTGGTTGATTATCCATGGCGATGATGATGTAAATGTTCCTTTCGAAACTGCACAAACCCTGGCAGAGGCCAACTCCGGTAGCAGATTGGTTAAAATTGAAGGTGCCAATCATGTTTATGGGGCAACGCAACCTTATACTAGCGAGACTTTACCACCACTTTTATTTAAGGTTTGCGAAAAGGTAATCACTTTTATAAATGAAGTATAA
- a CDS encoding mechanosensitive ion channel family protein, whose translation MNIPEFQSLFNELRNWLAGKGLAGGELVYAYFFIGLLGVILFLFITIFLTRQLFIGVVKSAKTKSDWQKALFEFRVFRAFALIFGAYIIYNAVPYLFIDFKNGLFYALIFAKIYMVLAVMFAVNAFLNALVSIMETSKKYADKPIRSYKQVAKIVFYIVGFVLILSIILGESPLYVFGGFGAVTAVFILVFRDPILGFVASVQMSAIDLVRVGDWITVEKYGADGEVTEINLTTIKVRNWDKTVTIVPSYAIVSESFKNWRAMEESEGRRIKRHINIKISSIKFCDEELIGRLQSIDFLKDYLKETQQFIERYNAENTVNPNNLVNGRHMTNIGTFRVYAEKYLESNPHINKELTFMVRQLQATENGLPIEIYVFSKEKGLKRFEEVAADIFDHLLAAVPYFDLEIFQSPSGSDMRNFVRRGDD comes from the coding sequence ATGAACATCCCGGAGTTTCAATCCCTGTTTAACGAACTCAGAAACTGGCTTGCTGGCAAAGGTCTTGCTGGTGGCGAGCTCGTTTATGCTTACTTTTTTATCGGGCTGCTTGGTGTTATTTTATTTCTGTTCATCACCATATTTTTAACGCGACAGCTTTTTATCGGTGTGGTAAAAAGTGCAAAGACAAAATCCGACTGGCAGAAAGCGCTGTTCGAATTCCGTGTTTTCAGGGCATTTGCATTAATATTTGGGGCTTATATTATTTACAACGCTGTTCCTTACCTTTTTATCGATTTTAAAAACGGGTTATTTTATGCCTTAATTTTTGCTAAAATCTACATGGTTTTAGCAGTAATGTTTGCTGTAAATGCATTTCTGAATGCTTTGGTATCCATCATGGAAACATCAAAGAAATACGCCGATAAACCCATTAGAAGTTACAAACAGGTAGCTAAAATTGTTTTTTATATTGTTGGTTTTGTGCTCATCCTGTCGATTATTCTTGGCGAATCGCCGCTGTATGTCTTCGGTGGTTTTGGTGCAGTTACTGCTGTGTTTATTCTGGTTTTTAGAGATCCGATTTTAGGTTTTGTAGCTTCTGTACAAATGAGTGCAATTGATCTGGTTAGGGTAGGAGATTGGATTACCGTAGAGAAATATGGTGCCGATGGTGAAGTAACTGAAATAAATTTAACTACCATTAAAGTGCGAAACTGGGATAAAACCGTAACCATTGTACCAAGTTATGCCATTGTGAGCGAATCGTTTAAAAACTGGCGCGCTATGGAAGAAAGTGAGGGCAGGAGGATTAAACGACATATTAATATCAAGATTTCGAGTATTAAATTCTGTGATGAAGAGCTGATTGGAAGACTACAGAGTATCGATTTTTTGAAGGATTACCTTAAAGAAACACAACAATTTATAGAACGTTATAATGCCGAAAATACGGTGAATCCCAATAATTTGGTTAACGGCCGCCACATGACCAACATCGGAACTTTTAGGGTTTATGCGGAAAAATACCTCGAAAGCAATCCACACATTAACAAGGAACTCACCTTTATGGTGCGCCAGTTACAGGCCACTGAAAACGGATTGCCGATTGAGATTTATGTATTCTCGAAAGAAAAAGGATTAAAGCGTTTCGAAGAAGTTGCCGCTGATATTTTTGATCATTTGTTAGCTGCGGTACCCTATTTCGATCTGGAGATTTTTCAAAGCCCTAGCGGCAGCGATATGCGAAATTTTGTAAGGAGAGGGGATGATTAA
- a CDS encoding RDD family protein: MNPDKEYVVVVNGKPQGPYSLTELKDLDIKPNTFIRKPGMDDYKEAHAIPELRELLGFSYQKTAPQYFAAFDQRLLASVIDHFIIFGIYSIVILTSYIFIQGKDQRIMAFLIPFPSIFIIKLIYGSIAEASASQATIGKKLLNIKVTDLEGSRVSFGISLIRNLSKILSVIPVFFGYLYSFLNKKNQCWHDIAANTLVIKDRLI; the protein is encoded by the coding sequence ATGAACCCTGATAAAGAATACGTAGTTGTAGTTAACGGTAAGCCACAAGGGCCTTATAGCTTAACCGAACTTAAAGATTTAGACATCAAACCCAATACATTTATCCGTAAACCTGGGATGGATGATTACAAAGAAGCTCACGCAATTCCCGAATTGCGTGAGCTTTTGGGTTTTAGTTATCAAAAAACAGCTCCACAATATTTTGCCGCCTTCGACCAAAGATTGCTGGCATCGGTGATTGATCATTTTATTATTTTTGGGATATATAGCATTGTTATTTTAACAAGCTATATTTTTATCCAAGGAAAAGATCAGCGGATTATGGCTTTTCTAATCCCATTCCCGTCCATATTTATTATTAAACTAATTTATGGTAGTATTGCAGAAGCATCGGCCAGTCAGGCCACTATAGGTAAAAAACTCCTTAACATTAAAGTAACCGATTTAGAAGGCAGCAGGGTTTCTTTTGGTATTTCTTTAATCCGCAATTTATCTAAAATCTTATCGGTAATTCCTGTTTTCTTTGGTTATTTATATAGTTTCCTCAATAAGAAAAACCAATGCTGGCACGATATTGCAGCCAATACCTTGGTGATAAAAGACAGATTGATTTAG